The Rhopalosiphum maidis isolate BTI-1 chromosome 2, ASM367621v3, whole genome shotgun sequence genome segment tgttaaataattgttatcataaTGATACAATATGGTCAACCATAAAGTTATCCTCAACCACAATAGAAATCAtaaaatcacttttttttacaacacatTTAAGGTAATATACATGacatgattaataaaaagataatatactacaatatattagtTGTATCTTTAATCatagcaataaaataatgtattattttttcttatcagAACTATGTGATTCAATGATAAAACGTATTTCTGTTATCATAGCACGACTACCATAATGATAATACCATAGTGAATAATTCGTGATTAGTGAAATAGTGACATAGTTCATAGATTAATTCTTTAGTAAACATTAAatgagatttttatttttatgttttaagttCTTTCATTACaacttattgttttacatatttttattaattatttattagtaattcaatgtattttatacattttaaataaacctggtatgttaataaataatggatatattacaataaaatgtataagtttaaagttaataatgtatcTTGTAGAATTTTaccgtataatttattattatgtattataaaattttttttaattaggaaatatgggaataaaattaaacaaatgtctatagttaattaaatacttaacttATACTtagaattattacaatttcagGTAGTAACTTTTCTATGAGTTCATTACccaaggattttttttttaatgctgaAATGAATGATTCAGTGATTTCACTGTCATCGGTATCATCTGATTCAGTGTCATCTGAAAGTTCACCATCTATATCTGACaactttttaacaataaatgaagtagataaattgtacataatatcctATTTCagttctaatatttatttgctatCACTTTTTAGAATGATCTTAATGAAGATATATTGAgaaaagaaattgaaaaatgcaATCAAATGATAAGAATTACTAAAGAGTGTAGTCAAGAACGCATGAGATTGGTCAGAAGACTAGTGGAGTTAAGGTTCAAATTAGAAATGGTAACAGAAATAAAGGCTTTGGAAAACAAGGATCAATTAAATGAAACCAAAGTAGTTTTTGGTCATCATTTATCTTTTGTATGGAAACCGAATtggttagaaaataaaatgtgtgatGTATGTACAAAAACTATTTGGAAATACATGCATCAGCTGTATGAATGTtcaggtaaaatattaaatatttttatttataaaactagatatctaaaaatttaattattgtagacTGTGGATACTACtgtcatattttttgtttggatAAAATCAAAAGGGTTTGTACTGCAGTTCTTGCTAGTGAACAttctatgattttaaatatcactCCATCTAATGGATTGTTATTTCAAGATTATAAATGTGCTGAATGCCAATCATATATTCGTATTCGTAACACCAAAATGTCATCTGGTAAAGtaaaaaacatgatttttacaatacaatatagataataacaaaacctaataatatgttaatcacccaatttttttctttagaagATACTCTTTCATTAGAGGCCCGCTTATGTGATTATGATGGAAAATTTTACTGCCCTTTACATCATTGGAATAATACTGCTTTAATACCAGCACGAGTTCTATGCAATTGGCAATTCGAGAAAAAATGTGTGAGCCAGGCATCTTTTCaactacttaattataattataaatcaaaaatgtatgatttggAAAAACACAACCCTAAACTCTTTACATATTTAGAGTCGCTTAATCGAATCAAAGTAAGAAACTAAGTTTAATTTCCATAAATAGATTTcatcaaacaaattattaattttggatttttatagagtattaaaaatagtttagtaaaaatgaaaaaatacttGGTTTTATGCAAAGTTTGGAATGCACAATTAAAAAACGTATCCTCAAGATGTCATGAACTTCTATATGATAGTATTTTGTATAGCATGAAAGATATGGTTGAAATACAATCAGGACTTTTTTTAGAAGATTTGCAAAGAGTAAATGACATCTGTGAAAAACATATTCGATATGAATGCGAAgttggttaatttttataataaaaccaccataaataatatttaaaatatgtattattattattagatttgtaAAAATCAAGGATATATTTGTGAGCTTTGTCAAAaggacacaataatatttccattTGATGAAGATGCTCATAGCTGTGATAAATGTGATAATGTTTATCACTACCAATGTTGGAAAAATAGAGATTTCTGCCCTAAATgcaaaagaattaaaatgcGGTCTAAACTTCAAGaagtatagttaaatatttctatacttttaataaagtattgaaaactttttattttaatctattataatattttttgtttacttatttaaatttaaaatattttgtactatcttaagtaaaaatattaattgattattgttttatagcaATAACtgcctttaaaaataatattaataactaaaatgtatttataagaaGGGTTAATTACtgtgatatttttcattataactttaattttattattattctgttgatgtttaatatattatatactaggattaaaattaagataaggatatgataattatataaactatgacATTATGTTTactgaattaaaatgtatattttgaatattattttcaaaacataattattacctattgagTGAATTTCCTTAActctattaactataaaaacattggcttacctttaagttacataaagtatagttattatatccacgaaaacaataataaatattcttaacactgaataaattaaacaagatATAAATACtgagaattattaaattgacattttgttaaaaaaaacactagatttgaaaataaaataaacttttactgTGTTAAAGAttacaaaaaagaaaattgaattGACTGTTGAGATTTAGAGACGATTAATCTGAAACAAACAGTGTAAAGATCATATTACTTATGtttatatggtataaataatataaccattttattatttgtacgatGATGATACATATTAGTGgctattacctatatacatttatgtctATGGATGTTGTAGTCAAAACTACACTATAGGGTCAGGGTGTCCCttgaggatttacccattgaaatatttcctgaaataatgaagatatcataattctggctttttaataagatttacaAGGACaagaactataaattataactatattaagttgtataagctactatgaaattattataacaatagtataatttataataggtatgttttCTATGTTATAATCATATGACTAGAAATACAAACCTaactagtattttttataattgcttgtttaaaattaataatcataatatgttttatttttaatcaaataaaataactgttaaatattgaaataattatgataaaaaattaatgtttattcgaataattgtaaaaaaaaaaaaattgaaataattttgtattcaaataaaatgttatctaaataatcatctaaatacaattgaatttgaataatataaatacatattgcaCCTATTCAGGGAATTTTTTCTAGGGTCAGGGATTTTTATTCCATAACTCGTACCCCCCTACCCTAGAAATTAGAGCTGAaacatcttaatattttatcttgcattgaattaagtaaaataattaaataaatgatgaaatttaaaactttaaaattacaaaatatttttttatggtacaatattgtacaataatgtaaTGACATGTTTTCTAATTTGTTCAGTGGTTACACTGAGAACACCAGATAGCGCGGTTCTTGATTGCCGTGGCGGTCTTCTGTAATCTGAGCGTGCTGTTCAATCTTCAATGGTTCAGTACTCGGGATAACTACAATACGAGTGTTGTGTGCGATCGAATcactaacaatattattcccGATTAAACAGTTCGAAAGTTTTATTTGGAAATGTGTTTctgtaaaattacataatcgattcatttttttaattctcaaaattcacatttttctTTGTGTCTAAAAGAAGTCATCCTGGAGTCCGGACCGATTATTAAAaggtaactaaaaattatacgataacagtctaatttattatttgaacttcaataattataacacgCATTCAAGTTCTCAAgtaaaaatctgatttttaagaataatgcttgtttattgacaaaaaaaaagtgttaaattattgtataatgtaagtataacgacaaaaaaatggaatatattaattaatataggtagttaatataattaaatataatacattttataacttatgactattattttaactgcctagatctaaaattatatgcaataacaacagaataacttttaatacattaagatatgtaatttaatttttatacatattttgtaattataattgtgtacCAAGAATAAATGTTATCCTTTGCTAGGTATAGCTCATAAGCATATTTTTTCGAGGGGTTAACTGTTAACATATATAGGTAGAATTAagtcattattaaatacatggtAGTTTTCAATTGTGTAATCCATGATCATTAAACTGAAAAAACCTGGGGTACCGAAGCCCCccattttttcattgaaattgtGCCCCTAGGCTTTATTGAAGACtgttattattcaaacaaGAATGAttgcaaaatgtatttattacttaattataagttacattaaatagttaaaacatgaaaataagTGTAATCTATACCTATAGTgtccatattatacatatgattaatatcttaaattttagtCAGTAGgtactttacaaaatatactaatgtaataataataattttacaaaaattgataatttaattttaatatttgattgttaTTTTGGTAGTTATGTGGTTACACTGTTACAggatacctattttttaacagtgattttatttaaatgtttaatttcttactcgttaattaaaaaataattaacaagaaATTCGGAAATTGTACAACTGTTTGATCTCGGTAACAgttattacctaatatattaaaatactctaaaaaattagttcgaaaaataatttttttttgctcatatctattgtaataaatatttttcataaattatatttcaaactcTTATTAACGTTCAGTTTTTTACAAAAGTTCTTGagctgttattaaaataatgaagatttctttaattttatctcttaatagttaatatgtaTCCGTGAGACTCGACATATAAGTAAAATCGTTATTAccgttcttttaaaaaataattatgtatttagataCACTCgtgagtttaatattatgtctatatgtAATAGCTATTAGCAGGTGATATCGTTTTGtacaaaaactttaaaaaatgggACACCAAGTGAACACTGCCATCAGTCGGTGTTGCGTGCATGTGTCCGTCATCGTAATCGTCTGTGTGTAAACCtacatgcataataatatgatgtattacccatttattattaatacatgaaTCATCGAAGGCGCCGTGAGTCCACCCacgcatacataatataatgcatgtgCACGCGCgcgtatttatacatattaataatcatatgtcATACATTAGGGGGTATTATGGAAAAATTGTAGAATTATCAAAGTAGATActagatacatatatattattatatcgtataattattatatatatataattaggtatctaATGAGCAAGAgagatattgtatataatgtttatatggtGCCGTTgtacagataaaatataacgacCGTGTGGAAGAGATTTCGGTCATCggcgaaattaaaaaataatatgatgtacatatataatatgtattaggtatattaggtataatatacctatccaggtaaaaacacaaataaaatcgtaaaaaataaaccaatcgAACGGTCTCGCAGGCTTGCGCCCGTTTCCCGCGTGTGAGTATAAGAGTACCAAGTACTgataatttgtgtatatatatgcatcatcatcatcatcatcataagtagtaaatacatatcaataatatgCGTTCATAAACGTGAGTGAGTGAGTGTGTGTATACGCGCGCGgtcgtatatatacacactgGAGGCGAAAATCATTACGTGcacatgtttattatttttatattttttccctcGAAATATCGCCCGGAGGTgtacggtttttattttatgtttttgtgcGCGTTTGATGTGCCGTGACATGAGGTCGTACGCGACCCCGGGCGACAATCGTGCTGGTGCCCGGGGCCGACCGCGCACTCCGGTGCCCCCTCCCCGTCCCCTTCCACCAACCATACCAACGATAACCGACCCCAGACCCCCACTCGCTGCTATACACACTGGTGTACGGCCGTTTCCCCCCGGGCAGGGATGACCGGACCTATGTGTATATGTGAGTGTTTGCGTCTGTttctatgtacatatatttctatatatgtatacctatacgtaaatgcatatatttatacagccATATAAGTATACGAGCGcaagtgtgtgtgtatgtgtaataTCTATCtcgactaaataatatatttatatgtatataggtatctacaatatacttgtatatggGTATAGGTACACGCGGTGCTCTTCTACgcgtatacctacataatattgtgcgGCGGTGGGTATACTCGTGTGGTACGCCCGGAGTGATCACGGCCCGCGTATATTCGTTTCCCACgtgtttttcatattattattattatcattatattaatattatatgtttataatatatatattatgtactacggTACACCACCCCGGCGGGATCGTTCCCACGAGCCCCGTcgccatcgtcgtcgtcgagcGCGCGAGATCGTCCGACATAAGTCACACACACGCCGCCGCGCGTTCACACTACTTACGATATACgacgtaggtataatatatagatattattattattttatgctcaTCAACGTTTATAGCTGATACTATGACGGACTGAGGCGTTTAaccaatacaatattgttattattatatatatcagtggcgtatttagaaTTTCTTGAAGGGAggagatataattaaaattgtttatgccAAACGgctcaaaattgtattacctacTGATAGAgtgataaatagaaaaaacacaactataaccatataaaaatagctaaaaaaaGTGGGTCAACGGGGGAAGTATATCTTCCTAATTTCCCCCCGTAAATACgccactattatatatataatactattattgtcgTTGTTGTCAATTcgcggttattattattttatacgctcGAGAtgatataattaggtatataggtatatacacacagatatattatctaaatgcTAAGTGAAATATGGTTTATggacattttaatacaaacaagTGAAGAGTTAATCGTATAGGTAACTAACTACTTACAAGTTATAACTTGACTGTCTTCGAttatgtacttttattttagatcTTTACACTAATATACGAGGTATGATATCTATTAAGTAGCAGTTGTAATTTCGTTTTGATTTCAGTATCTCatggattaataatattatacattggaGATCCACAGATatcatattgaatataattatgtttaaagagatggaaaaaatatatagttaaatcatgattatgcaaatatatctataatatcaaaacacaatttatttactctTAAAGTATGATATCCTTAAAATTCCTAGCATTCAAACAAAAACTTATGTTTTCGTAATCATAGAAATATAAGGTCACATATTAACTTGATgaactaataatttactatatttactacTACACATCTGTAACTACTATAGTGTAATACGAAACGaaactatattaaactttttataataacaatttcataTGTGTAACTGCTTGCAAGGTATCAATGtctaagttataatttttttgtactataatttgatataagaGCACGTATCCATTTCTTGCTGTGTTATGTTAGATATATTCGGCAAAACTAAAATAAGgacaaaaatgataaaatatttagttttaaaatttaagaaatttaagtgatataatatttttttaaatcaattataatggtattataGATAATGGATGATATCAAATATTCAGCGTAGTAGgtacaatttgattttatgccagcatacataaaatatgttaaaagtaaaacttaaatatatcaacaattataattcaaaatacgtTGTGTTGTGGTGAcactttaagttataaatattcttgagCACAAACTTAccaattgaatttaataacatacacaattattaataaatattgatataggtaaactatagtattttatagttattagatttaaataaaatattaaaatattattttcagttaaattacttaaattgtttatatttttatggactAATTGAACACAAACTTAATTTTagaagtaattaaatatttattattcgatttACAAGATAATTTAACCTTTAGAGACTTTAGACttgagtgtataatatatgacattttcttatggattttagttatataacatataaacggAACCACTTTACTAATGGCACTAGTTTATGTATTAATCTCTCCG includes the following:
- the LOC113554073 gene encoding differentially expressed in FDCP 8 homolog, translating into MSSLPKDFFFNAEMNDSVISLSSVSSDSVSSESSPSISDNFLTINENDLNEDILRKEIEKCNQMIRITKECSQERMRLVRRLVELRFKLEMVTEIKALENKDQLNETKVVFGHHLSFVWKPNWLENKMCDVCTKTIWKYMHQLYECSDCGYYCHIFCLDKIKRVCTAVLASEHSMILNITPSNGLLFQDYKCAECQSYIRIRNTKMSSEDTLSLEARLCDYDGKFYCPLHHWNNTALIPARVLCNWQFEKKCVSQASFQLLNYNYKSKMYDLEKHNPKLFTYLESLNRIKSIKNSLVKMKKYLVLCKVWNAQLKNVSSRCHELLYDSILYSMKDMVEIQSGLFLEDLQRVNDICEKHIRYECEICKNQGYICELCQKDTIIFPFDEDAHSCDKCDNVYHYQCWKNRDFCPKCKRIKMRSKLQEV